The Phaeocystidibacter marisrubri genomic interval CTGCATTAGCCCTTACGCAGTCCTTGCACAGCCTCCTTACCTCGTAGCAAACTTTCTCTCCACGCTCACCACACCTTCAACCTTCTTTAGTTTGTCCATAACATTGTTGAGGTGAATGCGGTCTTCTACAACTACGGTAATATTTCCTTCAAAAACACCATCTTCTCCGGCAATGCTGATGGAGCGGATGTTAACGTTGAGGTCGTTGGAAATAATTTGGGTGACCTTATTAACGAGACCCACGGTATCAATCCCTTTGATCACAAGGTTGGCAATGAAGCTGCTGGCTTCTGTTTTCACCCATTTCGCACGGATGGTACGGTTCGCAAACTTGCTCTGCATGCTAATGGCATTCGGGCAATCAGAACGGTGGACTTTGATCCCTTCGTTTGCAGTGACAAAGCCGAATACCTCATCGCCTGAAATGGGGTTACAACACTTGGCCAGCTTGTATTCGAGAATTTCTTCGTTGGGACCAAATACAAGGGTGCTTCCAACAACATCCTTCTTCTCGGTGTCTTTTACCTGTGGTTGTCGACGAATTTTGCTCTTTAGATACTGATAAATTCCACCTTGGGTTTCCTTGGCGAACTCCTTCAACATTTTATTGTCTACAATGCCCATTCCTGCTTTGTAGAAGAGTTCGTTCGGGTTTTTAAAACCAAAGTGGTTTACCATGCGTTGAACATTGCTCTCCGTCATCTTGACTTTGATGAAGTTCAACTTGCGTTCGAGCACAGCGCGACCTTTGTCGATCATGCGGTTGTAATCGTCTTTCAAGCTCTGCTTGATCTTGGATCTAGCGCGTGAAGTTTGGACGTAATTCAACCAATCTTCCTTTGGCTTTTGCTTTTGGGAAGTAATGATTTCAACCTGATCTCCACTCTTGAGTTTAAAGCTCAATGGCACGAGTTTGCCGTTCACCTTAGCGCCTAAGGTATGCAGGCCAATATCTGTGTGAATGTCGAATGCGAAGTCGAGTGGGGAAGAGTTCTTCGGCAAGTTTCGCATATCTCCTTGTGGAGTAAATACGAAAATCTCATCGCTGAAGAGTTGCATTTTAAAGCTGTCTACAAACTCAACAGCACTCGATTCAGGATTCTCAAGTAAATCGCGAACACGACTCAACCACTGATCTAGATTGTCACTTGTGGCCTTATCTTCTTTGTACTTCCAATGAGCAGCGTAACCTTTCTCCGCAATTTCATCCATTCGCTTGGAACGGATTTGAACCTCTACCCAGTGACCCTCTGGTCCCATAACGGTGGTATGCAAAGATTCATAGCCATTCGATTTCGGCGCAGAAATCCAATCTCTCAGTCGGTCGGGATTGGGGCGATAGAAATCGGTAACGATAGAATACACTCTCCAACAGTCGGCTTTCTCCTGATCAGGTGGTGAATCAACAATAATCCGCATGGCGAATTTGTCGTACACTTCATCAAAGCTCACACCTTGGTTGATCATCTTTCTACGAATGGAGAAGATGCTCTTTGTGCGTTCTTTTATGGTGAATTCAAACGACTCCTTCTTCAGACTATCTCTGATTTTAGAGGAGAAGCGCTTCAGGTATTTCATTTCACCAGCGCGACTTGCCTTTATCTTGAGCGCAATGTCTCGATAGACTTCAGGTTCGGTATATTTTAGTGATAGGTCTTCAAGCTCCGACTTGATGGTGTACAGACCAATTCTATGCGCTAGTGGGGCAAAGATGAAAAGCGTTTCACTCGCAATCTTTAGTTGCTTGTGGTGTGGCATGCTTTCCATCGTACGCATATTGTGTAAACGGTCGGCAATCTTGATAAGAATAACACGCAAATCATCTGAGATGGTGAGCAGGAGCTTTCTGAAATTCTCCGCTTGAGCACTGATGTTTTGATCAAATACCCCCGACATTTTCGTGAGGCCATCAATGATTCGAGCCACCTTCTCACCAAACAACCTCTCGATATCCTCCAACGTATAATCGGAGTCTTCTACCACATCATGGAGCAGAGCCGCCGCAATACTGGTTGGACCCAGTCCGATTTCTCGGGCAACGATAATAGCTACTTCAATGGGGTGTAAAATATACGGTTCGCCACTCTTGCGCTTTACACCATTGTGTGCATCAAGCGCCAAGTTAAAGGCTCTGCGAATCATCTTCTTGTCTTTGGCATCTGCCTTTCCTTCCATAGAGCGAAGAAGTGCTCTATAGCGATTGATGATTTCAGCTCTGTCTTTATCGTGTTGAACGGATTTGGTGTCTTCCATTAAAGTTGCCCTTTAGAAGGGGTGAAATTAGATTTTATTCTCGATGATTCTAAAAAGATAGACTTTCTGAATTATAACAAGAAAGATACTAAAAATGTGCGCCTGTTTTGATGGTGTATACAGGGCAGATGCACCATAGATAGTGAAAATGAGAAGTGATCGAGTAGGGTGTTGATTATCAATTTATTCCCTTCAAATTGCATTTATCATCTAGTTTCATTTGATACCATTATATGTGGATGTAACTTGAGAACTCTCAATTATTAACTCTCTTAATTCTAACCTTATGCTTTTGAAGATTACGCTCAGTAAGTGGCATTTGATGCTATTACTGATCTGGTTCGGCCTTCATTCTGTCAATGGCCAAAATCCAGTTAGCTCCATACAAAATGGAGTTGTAGTTCCATACCCGGCGACACCTCATGTTGGACAAATGCTCAGATGGTCGGATCCAGGTACATGGAATACCGGCGCGGTTCCTGGTCCCGGCGATGAAGTGACCATACCATTAGAATCTGCGGTTGTGATCGACTGTGATGTTGAAGTGCAAGCGATACGTGTTCATGGTCAGCTAGTGGTTCTTCCCGAATTGGAAACGGTATCTATCGAAACCGAATACATGCTTATTTCTGGTGAACTATCTCTCTTTGAATGGGGGACAGAAGATGAGCCGTGGAGAGGGAAAGGCGTACTTACCTTAAATGGCGAATCTCCTGCCATTATTCCTGGAGTCACTTCATTTCCCCCAGAGAATTCGAAGGGTATCATGGTAATGTCGAATGGAATGCTTCACGTCCACGGAGTTGAAAAAACGAGTTGGACAGTTTTAGATCGCACTGCAAATGTTGGTGAAGGACAAATAGAAGTTGAAGGAATCGTTTCTGGATGGAATCCGGGCGATGAAATCGTTATCGCTTCTTCTGCTCCCTACATTTTTGATTTGCAGAACTTTTGGGGAGATGATGGGCACTTGGAACAAGCGGAAAGAGTGAATGTGGTTTCTACGCAAGTTGTGAATGGAAACACAATCATTGAAATTAATCCTCCTCTACAATTCAGTCACTATGGAGAGATTCAAACTTACACCAGCGGATCTCAGTCTTGGGACTTGGACGAGCGAACTGAAGTGGGTATGCTCACGCGAAACATCAAGATTCAAGGGGATAAATCTTCAGAAGTAACCCATCACGGTGGACATATCATGATTATGTACTCGGCATTTGGATTTGTTTCAGGTGTTGAATTGTTCAGAATGGGGCAGCAGGAATTCAAGGCCCGTTATCCTTTCCATTGGCATATGGCCAAAGATGTTTCTGGTCAGTATTTGATGAATAGCTCTTTGCACGACCTCTATTTTAGGGCGGTAACTGTTCACGGCACTCAGAATTCAACGGTGAATGACAACGTGGTATTCGAAACACAAGGTCATGCAATGTTCTTTGAAGATGCTGTAGAAAGTGGCAATGTGATGAATAACAACCTCGTGATGAATGTACGTAGACCTCCATTGGGAATTGGAGCTAGTTCATTTATTGGTTCCGATAGAGGAGAGGCACATATTCGCGCAAGAGGACCTGGTGCATTTTGGATTACAAATCCACAGAATACATTTGAGGGAAATCACGTAGCGGGGATACAAGGCATGGGCTTTTGGTATGGAATGCCAAAAGATCCAACGGGACCTTCGGCGAATGATCCTGCTTATTCTAGTTTGCAGCCCAGCCGTTTACCACTCACCAAATTCCACAATAACACTGCTCATGGAGCCATGACTGGGTTCCATCAAGATCATGCAAATGATGACAATTCCACCACGGGCTTTAACGGAGGTCATTACTTTCTCAATAACCTCTCATGGCAGACGGTGACCAACTTCACTGCCTACCATTGTTACAGAGGTTGGTGGACCCTAACCGTGGATAAGGGCATTGAATTTCACAACACCATATTGGCCGATTGTGTAGGGAAAGGCATGACAGTTACTTCCTTCAAAGGACGAACGTACAATTCGCTTTTCGTGGGCCATTCTGCTAACAATCCACTTGGAGGCAGTACCCATTTTACCAATTCAGCCATTTCTCTCTATGACGGTTATATGGCCGCATACGACAGTCATTTTGCTGATTTTAATTACACCCATCAAGGTGTTTTTGAATTGATTGGAGGTAGAGAGAACCGCACGAACAATATTTTTAAGGGCTGCACCTTTACTCCAAATTCCAAACTGTACGACCCAGAGATCATCGAACCTATGTCCGTTCGATTGATGTCAGTTGCTCATGATGTAGATGGCGTACTGACTCAGCCCTGGGGCGCTGTTTGTGTGTATCATCCGTTCATGGTAGATCAAACCAACTTTACCTCTTATTTGAACGCAAAGAGCTATACCACTGATTATCACTTCGCAGCGTTGAATGTTTTCTACAATTATCAGCTCT includes:
- a CDS encoding RelA/SpoT family protein; the encoded protein is MEDTKSVQHDKDRAEIINRYRALLRSMEGKADAKDKKMIRRAFNLALDAHNGVKRKSGEPYILHPIEVAIIVAREIGLGPTSIAAALLHDVVEDSDYTLEDIERLFGEKVARIIDGLTKMSGVFDQNISAQAENFRKLLLTISDDLRVILIKIADRLHNMRTMESMPHHKQLKIASETLFIFAPLAHRIGLYTIKSELEDLSLKYTEPEVYRDIALKIKASRAGEMKYLKRFSSKIRDSLKKESFEFTIKERTKSIFSIRRKMINQGVSFDEVYDKFAMRIIVDSPPDQEKADCWRVYSIVTDFYRPNPDRLRDWISAPKSNGYESLHTTVMGPEGHWVEVQIRSKRMDEIAEKGYAAHWKYKEDKATSDNLDQWLSRVRDLLENPESSAVEFVDSFKMQLFSDEIFVFTPQGDMRNLPKNSSPLDFAFDIHTDIGLHTLGAKVNGKLVPLSFKLKSGDQVEIITSQKQKPKEDWLNYVQTSRARSKIKQSLKDDYNRMIDKGRAVLERKLNFIKVKMTESNVQRMVNHFGFKNPNELFYKAGMGIVDNKMLKEFAKETQGGIYQYLKSKIRRQPQVKDTEKKDVVGSTLVFGPNEEILEYKLAKCCNPISGDEVFGFVTANEGIKVHRSDCPNAISMQSKFANRTIRAKWVKTEASSFIANLVIKGIDTVGLVNKVTQIISNDLNVNIRSISIAGEDGVFEGNITVVVEDRIHLNNVMDKLKKVEGVVSVERKFATR
- a CDS encoding G8 domain-containing protein, which translates into the protein MLLKITLSKWHLMLLLIWFGLHSVNGQNPVSSIQNGVVVPYPATPHVGQMLRWSDPGTWNTGAVPGPGDEVTIPLESAVVIDCDVEVQAIRVHGQLVVLPELETVSIETEYMLISGELSLFEWGTEDEPWRGKGVLTLNGESPAIIPGVTSFPPENSKGIMVMSNGMLHVHGVEKTSWTVLDRTANVGEGQIEVEGIVSGWNPGDEIVIASSAPYIFDLQNFWGDDGHLEQAERVNVVSTQVVNGNTIIEINPPLQFSHYGEIQTYTSGSQSWDLDERTEVGMLTRNIKIQGDKSSEVTHHGGHIMIMYSAFGFVSGVELFRMGQQEFKARYPFHWHMAKDVSGQYLMNSSLHDLYFRAVTVHGTQNSTVNDNVVFETQGHAMFFEDAVESGNVMNNNLVMNVRRPPLGIGASSFIGSDRGEAHIRARGPGAFWITNPQNTFEGNHVAGIQGMGFWYGMPKDPTGPSANDPAYSSLQPSRLPLTKFHNNTAHGAMTGFHQDHANDDNSTTGFNGGHYFLNNLSWQTVTNFTAYHCYRGWWTLTVDKGIEFHNTILADCVGKGMTVTSFKGRTYNSLFVGHSANNPLGGSTHFTNSAISLYDGYMAAYDSHFADFNYTHQGVFELIGGRENRTNNIFKGCTFTPNSKLYDPEIIEPMSVRLMSVAHDVDGVLTQPWGAVCVYHPFMVDQTNFTSYLNAKSYTTDYHFAALNVFYNYQLYTIGGANTNPDAGNQYMEWGDGHCIHTDERLQDKAQYGVVPNLGRVYKLRLLEGIPDPLDIHLNYAMNGDVIDFQILDSPTNLTISTSGYSSKSSEAAVWTSSTNAYHWNATTKTLSVRMIAANAAGTSPELKMTATAKVQINGGNLAPLNSRDSRPFGGTHRTPDTKVEAEWFDYGGQDVAYYKTLPPEMIYFFTQFPDPNDQPENLRSLSYGRKGELLRLYPIATGEFAVKDIDDQEYIRYTFQSANTFTADFNLEYALVNAGEIEVFVNGVSAWGAPVSLAASGGATTFTNVILQPITLQPGINVVEIKSHCDDLSIDWFSIGDPNVVSAPAPICKASPTTSIAEEVDLGLSVYPNPSDGIVNIHFDAQAEESLLQVADLQGRVLMNEWIDSDVQLNTQNFVTGTYIITLTNPNGEQQREILLIK